The sequence below is a genomic window from Wyeomyia smithii strain HCP4-BCI-WySm-NY-G18 chromosome 1, ASM2978416v1, whole genome shotgun sequence.
GGGAAATAAGGATATTACAACAACGATCGCTGGATGGACACTACTTCTGGAGGAATACGATTACGTCATTTCTATATAACTCTACAAAAATTCTGAAATAACTCATGAATAGTTCTAAAATAGTTTCTAAAATAGGTCGACCAAACCGAAAAAGATACGACGATCTAAgatacgaccgcataactgacgtataATACGCACTTTCCGACATTTTGTTGATTGATAACTTGTTAAGCTGTTATAGAACGGATTCCGGCTGAACAACAGCCTAATAAGTATAtaacacatttttttgttgggtTGTTATTAATAAATGCTCTATTGAGAGTATTTCATTACTGAGTCATAGAGTCtattactatttgttttaatcaaGTAATAGCCCACATGGATTTTGTTACACGTAATTGTTGAATAACTCTACTGATGCTAATTtataaacaacccaatttgcaAACAAACATCACGAAAAAAACGcttttgcattaaaaatgcGCTTTTTGGTTGGCAATATACTTACATTCATTAACTGCTTCAATTAAAAGCAAGTAACAGTCCTTAAAAGGACAGTTAGGTTTATTTTCTACAAGGCTGGAAATCAATCGAATAATGCCGTTTTCCTTTTTTCTTCGAAGGCAGAACAGCTTGGATATTTGAAAAATCATTTCCTTGAGCAGTCAATGACGAAAACTCGTTCAGTTTCTTGTAATTGCGAATTGCTACTTGCAGGATGATTATCGTTTTATCATCTTTAGCAGCGTTTCCCGCCAATTCCAACACTTCAGCAGCAAGGTACATGGCAGCCGCCAGAACAACTGTGCTCGAACTGTGCCGCACAATGTTAACTATATTTTGTATATCTGCAATAGTTTGGAACAAACCCGTCATTTTGCTGTCCAAATATGTTTGAGCGGAACCAATCACTACAGTCACTCGATATGACAAGAAACGCTTGAAGTATCTGTACAATTTCCGAAAGCTGGGAATACAATGCACATATGAGTGGAGTGGACCTTCTGGATAGCTCCATTGGTCTTTACCAAATAACAGTATTCAATTTATGAATGTAACTAACTTCAAAATAATTCGGTGTTTCTGAATCCTCGAGAACTCAGGCTACAGTGAgcttctgtattttacagatttttgaactgaaaaagcaatacagaatctgtattacagaattacagaatattgccgaaaatacagattttacagatttttttttttgacgactgaaatcaatttaaaaggtaaaattcgattatatgattttcaaagttttgtaaaaaaataacaacattAGGATTATGTTGGTATCGAAGCTGAAGAAGTGGAATGTGACTTGAACGAAACGCGAAAAtgaacgtttcgaaatatttgtcaggatttctatgcaaagttcgtaaaataaattgcaaagagatcccgcataatcaataaccataaaacgtgcctaacaactagttcgggtgatagtcccgactgtatggggtatcgttaaaccatatggattatcatccgtttatggttattgattatgcgggatgcgTTTCCACCAACCCTGTTGTAAAAACGGCAGTTTTAAGTAATCTTAAATCGTTCCTGAAATTAGAAAATTTAAACGATTTGATGCGtcaatttttctaaatttgtaACAGTAACTGATTGACAAGGGCTATCTAACAAATTTTGCacgcttgaaaaaaattttttgaccggaagattcatTAATACAAATGATTTAACTTGGTCTGAGTTGTTGAACACCACTATAGGCGGGATGGTAATTTGAAGTTTTCGTTACAGATCATTTgtgagatttttttcaataaatccaCACCCTTCTGCTTATTTAGAACGCATACTTTTAATATATAgttgaaaccagaaattgcatggcctctaagctaatgatctcaattttaaaagctgaaagctacCCTGCAGAGCAGGGAGGAGATACTAATATTAAATAAACGAAAGCTTTAAAGAATAAATTTACCAAAACCTGTATAAATATATTCTTCAAGTAAAAATGTTTCCATCCAACATTCcgagtttgctcgatacagattttttggcccgagatacagatatacacatattttcaaagaaaaatacaaaaatattcgaAGGGACCGGAATCTGTTTAAAAAACCAATGAAAAGCAGAAGTATGCATCCGTTGCCAGCAACCGAGTCATGGAGAGATTTTGTGGATTACTCTAAAAACAAGAAGCGGATGTTACTGGGAGATCTAGATAGAAGCTTTGAACCAAAAGACACCGTAAATCCAATGATTTTGATTAAAGTATTGTTTATTCCGGAATTGGCGGTGAATTCTATTTCCGTAGGTAACATGTGCAATGCTagaaaaaggtaattttcaccGTTTAAAATCTGTAAGGAATCCCGGTCTAATGTCACCAATCTGCATTTGTTGAGCCTACGTGTTTATTCAAAAGAGAAGAAGAGGCAGAACAGCTGACATTCACGAGATATTCGTCGCAAGATTAAGAATATCGTATGGTAATCCTGAAAACTAGTTCCGAAAGCCCAGGACCTGAATTTACGTAAGACAATATTAGACAGAGGAACAGATATATATCCCACCTACAACCTGCTACTATCCGCTAAAAATCAGTGCTATTCTCAAGGAAAAATTGAACATTAGTTCCATTATGATGTTTACCACACTTATGACACACATTGTAGCATTACAACTTTTACAGATATAATAGTGAAACTTTCTGAAGCAGAcgttttcttgcaaaattttaTTGATCATGCTATTCGAAGAGTTTTTCAATACTTGAAGTCTGACACTTCGTATCCAAAAGAAAATTTTGTGATGATCCTTGAATGGAGCTGTGATGGGAGCAGCAATCATGCAAGGTTTGTCTTCCGACATTTTGTTATCAATTTTATTTGCATTATtacattttagtttttttaacgTTTTGGAGTGTTCAAGACTAAGGAGACCCTATCGTTAAGTTTTTTCTTTGGATTCCTTAGGAAATTTTACATAGAATATCAAATCTTCAAGGAGGTATATTGTTTAAACTTTgaacacagacaaacagacgcgCCTCTTCGAAGGAAAATCCTGAAAGATCTTCGTTCTTAtttgaaacgttacactcatgcgccgccatgtgagcttattgcctactaactgattctcgtaaaacggtttttgtctttgctaatgggtgtgtaCGCTCGCTTAAATAAACCTCAGCGGcattttgtctttgataatatATACACGCTTGCTTGTAGCGACACTAGTGGCATTATTGTCCACTAAGCGAAATTTCCaaataattgttatttttctgaaatgaaatcgtcatcgagtggcacgtctgtttgtctgcgcttcgaagatagattttttttgttttattctttggttTGATAAGACACTACTGCCTTGTTGTTATTCGAAAGAGAGAAACAAGAATTTACGAACAAGTATGAATTGGCTTGAAAATAGAAGCAGAACTCACCATTTGATTTACTTCATCCAGAACATCCTTTTTATTGCATTGGAGTCACCCTTGATATTGGTTTGAATCATCACTCATctgccaaaaaaatatatagaaataGAAGGTAGACATTTTATTATCATAACTTATCAAtaatttttcattcatattcTACAAGACATCACTGTCAAACAAATAACTATCGATCTATTACAATTAATATCATTGCAATTggatttcaattttttcgatataATTTAGAATTTCGTTTCTATTACCTGAGAAGATCTTCCGCACTGGTTTGAATCGGATCCCATATTTATTGCCATCACACACCTGcaagaaaaaagaaacagaaaaacatatgaaaaatttcataacaTAACAAGTAACAAATAGTTGAAGTGCGATGAATGAATCGCATGCTTTTGAGGTTATGTTTCTATTGACTCGAATTGCGCTTGGCACGAGCAATGTTTGTTACACAATTCCGTGCAAACATCCGCTCAAGAGCAAGAAATAATGAAACACAACAACCACTACTAACCCAGAATCTCTGCCCGGAAGGAATCGGATTTCTCGCTACCAATTACGTGTATTTTCATAACAAACTCATCTaactcttcttttttttttctctctctctctctccttacAGAAAACCAAGCCCAACAGTACGGCGAAGTGAACCAGCTGGGAGGAGTGTTCGTGAATGGGCGTCCCCTACCGAACAGCACCCGCATGCGGATCGTGGAGCTAGCCCGACTCGGAATCCGACCGTGCGACATTTCCCGGCAGCTACGCGTCAGCCACGGCTGTGTATCGAAGATACTAGCACGCTACCACGAGACCGGATCGATCCTACCGGGAGCCATCGGCGGTTCCAAGCCCCGCGTCACAACACCCAAAGTAGTGACGTACATCCGCGAGCTCAAGCAGAAAGATCCGGGCATTTTCGCGTGGGAAATCCGTGATCGACTCCTGTCGGATGGGGTTTGCGATAAGAACAATGTGCCTAGCGTTAGTTCGATCTCGCGAATCCTGCGGAACAAGCTGGGGAACATCACCCATCATCACAGTGGCAATCACACACCGCACACGACCCATCTGTACAACTCGATCTATCCCTCCTATCCGTACACGACCAATTCGCTCAAATCGGAAGTTTCCTGCGGCGGCAGTCCGTCCCCTCCGACGGGGGTCACACCGATGCGATCGCCTCACCACCACCATCACTGTTGGCCCTCGTCCCACTCGGTGACCGATATCCTGGCGAACGTTCATCACCAGGCCGCGGTAGCCGCCCTCCGGAATGGCAATCCCGTCTCGCAGTGTCACACAACGCCACCACCTCCGTCGCTGGGTTCCGTCGTGCCTAACATGGCCGGCAACATGCAGCATCAGATGCAGGACACAACCCACCAATCGCCGAACTCGTACAACTATTACATGTATCTGCAGAGCGGAGGAATGCACCACGGCGGGCTGGCCAGCGCCAGTGGATTATAGGAGCCACCCGTGTTGTCGTCGTCAatgtcgtcatcgtcgtcgtcgtggcCTCCTCTGATGGCTAGCCAGAGTGTGCTATTTTAAAGGGGGCAGGACACGCCGTTCAATTACACAGTgttatttttgagtttttttctcTTCCGTTTGGTCACCTTTTTTTAAACTActaccattattattattatcactaCTACTTATACTACAACTATTACTGCTAATGCTACCAACTAGGGTGAAACTGGTTTTTTATGAAAGCTTAAATTGAGCGTGTGACAAACGTGGTGCGAATGCGTGCCTGTGTGTGTGCGAAAGAGTGTGAGAAGAGGAAGAGGGGGAAAAACAATGTCCAACCAGTGCAATATTGTGAATATGTCAAGGTTACGGAAACCTGCGTTTACACTTAGTATGATTTTTCTTCGTTCGTACATACAGCtggaaaatcaatttcaaaccagttttttttatagtttGCCATACGTATAAGCTTCCATAGTCAGTCGATAATTTTTGTATAGTAAAACActcacaaacacatacacacagattTCAGGGGTGAACTGGACGCAAAACACATTCAGACAAAACTAATCGAATTcaggaaataattgaaaaaacaaaagctTATAAAACAAACAACTGACAGTACAAAACAAGATGATAATACACTAACACAGAGGGGGGGAGATTCGATCGAATCATCTCGAACTCCTCCACTGCTGGTGACTATTGTATGATGACAGCGAATAAGAGAAAATCCAATGCTCAAAAGGTtgtaaattaaaacaaaaactaaatCTCTGAACAAAAACTAGTACCaccaaaacttatttttttctcaaaacaagTGAACTAAAAGCAAGTACAACACTTATATCAAACGTTCAAACAGAAAAGCTCCGATCATGTAgcgaaagtaacaaaaaaacaGAAGAGAAAAGCAATATTTTAATAAGCATACCTTAACTTGCGAAAGTACTTGAAAAACTTATAGCAAAGGACTATTTTAAACTGTACAGAGATCGAACAAACCTGCTTCATCAGAGAGCATACACATTAAAATTAAACTATGCATGAAAAAGAGGAGAAAAAAGTGTAATAAATATCCCCAGATGTGTGCCTTTTTCTATAACATATATATACAGAGGAGAACAGTGCgaaacaacagcaacaaaaaaaTGAACCCAGATTAGCCGGCAAACTTGTACATAGCaacaacagaacagaacagaacaaaaaaaaacaatcaacaaAACATGAGCGAGAGAGACAGAGAGTACTAATCGCGCAGCAGCTTGGTAAAATAGTCATGCCTAGGCAA
It includes:
- the LOC129728336 gene encoding paired box protein Pax-1; its protein translation is MEPENQAQQYGEVNQLGGVFVNGRPLPNSTRMRIVELARLGIRPCDISRQLRVSHGCVSKILARYHETGSILPGAIGGSKPRVTTPKVVTYIRELKQKDPGIFAWEIRDRLLSDGVCDKNNVPSVSSISRILRNKLGNITHHHSGNHTPHTTHLYNSIYPSYPYTTNSLKSEVSCGGSPSPPTGVTPMRSPHHHHHCWPSSHSVTDILANVHHQAAVAALRNGNPVSQCHTTPPPPSLGSVVPNMAGNMQHQMQDTTHQSPNSYNYYMYLQSGGMHHGGLASASGL